A genomic window from Litoreibacter janthinus includes:
- a CDS encoding NADH:ubiquinone oxidoreductase subunit NDUFA12, with translation MGILNTLLRAVTWWNGQTLNTQLFTWRKGVRVGEDEGGNIFYQTADGKRRWVIFNGEAEASRVSPDWHGWLHHTWDEPPTKAPIAHKTWEKPHQPNLTGTTMAYAPQGSLRRAEPKVRQDYEAWSPE, from the coding sequence ATGGGCATTCTCAACACTCTTCTTCGCGCAGTGACTTGGTGGAACGGCCAAACGCTGAACACGCAGCTTTTTACATGGCGCAAGGGCGTCAGGGTGGGCGAGGACGAAGGCGGGAACATCTTCTATCAGACCGCAGACGGCAAACGTCGTTGGGTGATCTTCAACGGAGAGGCGGAAGCGTCGCGCGTTAGTCCCGATTGGCATGGCTGGCTGCATCACACTTGGGATGAGCCACCGACCAAAGCCCCAATTGCCCATAAAACTTGGGAAAAACCGCACCAACCGAACCTGACGGGGACGACAATGGCCTACGCGCCACAAGGCTCTCTGCGACGCGCCGAGCCGAAAGTCCGTCAGGATTACGAGGCCTGGTCGCCAGAATAG